The region ACACATCGGAGGATGGGCATGGCTATGAAGCTCATGGATCAGGTCCGTCCCTTCCACTGTAAAAGAAAAAAATCATGGAAAATATATGTCCCTGTTTTTGAGGAAAGAATTATGCCTTAGTAATCTTAATTCCAaaaatgggcctgtttttTTGCTAGTTAACTTGCCAAATATTTTGCAGCCCCTTTAAAATAATTGCTTCAACTGATTGTAGTGTTGTTGTTGTACAGGCATCACGTGCTATGGTGGAGTGTTATGGTGCTAAATATGTGTCTCTACATGTCCGAGTAAGGTAAGGtaccttacacacacacacgcacacacacacacacacacacacacacacacacacacagtaacagGGCGGCACTCCATCTGTATGAGACTACTCTCAAGTTCAAGTAAGTCAGTCGGTTAGTTAGTTGTGTGCACACTCATCTATACCGTGTGTCGTGCAGGCGTGAAGAGGTAGAGGCCAAGTATTATGCTGATGGGGAAGATGCTTATGCTATGAAGAGAAGCCTTACAACTCTGGCAGACACTGTCAAGAGAGAGACAGAGCTGAAGAAGAGGCGCTCTAAAGAACAACAGACACTCTAGCACTATTGTATGTGGTTGATGTATGGGTCCGAGAATGACTGTACTTTTGTGATAATTAACCTTGATTAattatagtctcatgaatcagccgcacctttggtgtcaggacaccaaaggtgcggctgattcatgagactagattAATTACTGGCTACATGGCCTGAACATTATCACCTTTCAATGGAGGTAGGAAACACAAAGAAGAAGACTTCTGACATCAATGATATGCGCATACATTTAATCTGAGCAGAACATTCTCCCGCCGTGCAACGcaggcactataattataggccttCATGGAATAGCAATGTTGGTGTTAGCCTCGATACCAGGCCGCATGAAAAACCTGTTGagggggctggagtcgaggctatgtTGGTGTAATAGGGTAGGAGTGGTTTATATCAATTCTCATGACTTTTTTGCCAAGTCCAATTTATCATTATACAAACAACCAAATAAAATTCTAAAAGAAAGTGTTCGGTCTTTTGGCAACAAATGTCGACTTGAAGTGAGACTTCATGACGCGATGTGGCAAAGGGAATCGTATCTTTGAGTTCTACAAAGGAGAGGAAGAATGTATCATGCAGACTGTCATACAGAAGGGGGTGGATACTTACATGGAGATGCTTCACATGCACTCTCCTACACTTGGAGGCAGGGATGACAGCTACCTTCATGATCTGAATAGAAGAAGATCTAGCTCTGTGCCTAGCTGCCATGTCACGATCTATACAGATAGTtatacagtgtgtgggcgaggttatatagtgtgtgtgtgtgtgggcgaggttatatagtgtgtgtgtgtgtgggtgggttatatagtgtgtgtgtgtgtgggtgggttatatagtgtgtgtgtgtaccaccTCATCACTCTATTCTCAGCACTATTGCTCAGAGCAGTTGGACACGAGTTATAATCACTGGTGGTCAATAGTAGGAGCACACTTACAGCAAAGAGTGACTGCTCCAGCAATGGTCATATCACGATACTCCCTGTACATGTTGTGGGTGCCACTCCTTGAATCATAGCGAAGCCATATCCCTACATTCTTGATCTTGGATGGGCTCTTATCCAGTACCTATGAGAAATAACAACGAATAATATTGTGGCAGCTAATTAGTTCGGACCTGCACGTAAATAGCTCAGGTCAGAGTGGAGTAGCTGATGTATTGTTCTAAACCTCTCTAGTAGGTACACAACCATGGGAAGGAGGTCAGTACAAGGCAAGGAAGgttactacacacacacaaggcaaAGCAAGGAAGGCTGGTATAATACAAGTTACCTAACTTACCCGACCACAATAGCAAATCTCTCCTGTTGTCTTTTTAACTTTCTTCAGCTTCTTCATAAAGTACCAGAACCGAGACTTAGCAGACACAGCATCGGAAGCAAAAATGGTCATTCGGTAGACATCAGGCACAAGATTCTTTTCAGTAGGCACTCTCCGCCCTATCACCTTGTACTCCTTCAgctgcacgcacacacacacaggtggttAGAACAAGCACTCTTACTACATACACAGACACTTACAGCTCCTTGAGCCCTCATCTTGGCTGGTCAGAGAGAAAGGGACACGTGTAGTGCCTCCTGCGCATGTCAACTAGTCTCAGTGTGGAGAGGGTGTGGTTGTCTAGCTGATGTGCGCTAATTAGAATCTAAATATGACAGACGAAACTGAAGCGAGCCTAGGATCAGGAGGAGGTGGTAATGtcgtggaggagccactggaTTTGGTGCGGCTGAGTTTGGATGAGAGGGTGTATGTCAAGATGAGAAATGATAGAGAGCTCAAAggaaagctacatgtacgtaagaTGCCCACCATCCTCAGTTTTAAGCCGCGGGTAGTATATGAGGGTATTTAGTGTTTTCCTGCGCAGGCATATGATCAACACTTGAACATAGTCCTGGCGGAGGTGGAggagacagtgacaacagTAGAGCTAGATGAGGAGACATTTGAGGAGATCTATAAGGTACAGCCtgagtcagtgtgtgtgtgtactcataTACCCTGTATTCCGTGTAGTCTACCAAGAGAACAGTCCCTATGATGTTTGTGAGAGGAGATGGTGTCATCCTGATATCACCACCACTCAGAGGATAACTATATCATGTATGAAATGTACCATTGACTTGTTCACTTTGTCTACCAATCAATTTTGTTATAAAGGGGAGGAGTTGTAACATCTGCTGGAGCAGTTACAATTGTCAGTTTGtcattataaaattatatgtaatACATACTGTTTGTATCTGAAGGAAAAttaacattataatttatgaGCAATAAAGAGACTGGATGAATGGGACTGAGTTGTTGCTAATCCCCCACATCATCGTCTTTGTCTCCAACCAGCCACATGAGCCAAAAACCAAGAGTCAGTAATCCAGTTCCTAGTAGGTCCCCTAGAGCAGTCAGGAAGGGTATGGCAATATTGTCAGGATCATAACCCCAGCTCCATATCTTGTGCACTCCCCAGTCAGCAATGAGCAGCAGCAGCACTACCTAAGAGAGAGAgtgtggtaggggactagccacatacacacacacatacccgtATGAGAGCACTACCTAAGAGAGAGGgtgtggtaggggactagccacacacacacatacctgtaTGAGAGCACTACCTAAGAAAGAGGgtgtggtaggggactagccacacacacacatacccgtATGAGAGCACTACCTAAGAGAGAGGgtgtggtaggggactagccacacacacacatacctgtaTGAGAGCACAGACCATGTAGCCCACTACAAAGAGATAAGACTGCGTTGTGTGCCCAGCTCCTACTAGTTGGATGACTGATAAGAACACAATAGATCCAGGTATCACCAGGCTTATGAGTATGCGTGCAGTGCGAGCGTGAATATCTAATAAAGGGAAGAATAAAACAACTGAATATGCtgtatcaagagtagatatgAGTTACTCTAAGTTGGCAGTATAGACTGAATAGGGCGTGTGTGGGCAGCTGAATAGGCAACTGAATATAAGGAGTAGTGGAAACACTCACTCTGCTTAGAGAAGAATGAGCTACAAGGTCCTTTGTAttggaggtcagaggtcagaggttGACCAGGAGAGTGAGCAGTTTGATGTAGTGATGTTGATATGCGACTAGCTTGCACAGCCGCTAGGTTACCGCccacacctgtgtgtgtgtgtgtgtgtgggagggtacagcgagtgtgtgtgtgtgtggaggggggtacCATTGATGATGGGAGAATACACTGCAATGCCCTTCCATTTATTGACTGCAAAGGACAGGACCCATCCACCAgaactgcacatgcacacaggagtcacactcacacactgtTATGAGTGTACATACCTACTAATTAACATGGCCACAATCACAGGAACCCAGCCAATGAAAAGAACAGCTCTGGTTGAAGTGTTCCGATAAGCAAATGCCATCCACAATGGTATCAGGACTATTAGCCCCACCAATATACAACTAGAAGCAGTTATGACGGAACctgtattataatataaaGTCAATTCTATCTCATACAAAACATGATTACCTTGTTCCAATGTGACATTGATAGATGAGCTCAATGCAGAGTCTGTAGTAGCTGCAGAGATAGTATGGTCTCccaagtcatacagtcccctGGCTAGTAATGAGAGCAGGCCGAGAGTGACCAGATCTCCAAGAGCTGCTGCTATTGGAGTGGCTACATTGTCTGGGTTGATACTCAGACTGTGTGATAGTATAATAACCAGTATCATGATGGAGCCTAATATGACACTAGCCACTGAGGCAGCACCCATTGCAGAGGCTCCTAACATCAACTGATGGGCTACTTCCAAGTCTCTTCCCAACACTAGAGAGAACACTGTAGCCAGTCCTGCCACTACCAGAGCTTGTGCCTAGAGGGGGGGGAGGGTCAGGTGTATTGTGTTCACTAGGGAAGCTGTTATCATACCTGAATGAGAGCGAGATTGCCCCAACCTAGTTTGAAGCGATTTGCCCAAGAGTCCAGTTGACCTAAGTTAGCCTATTAGAGGGAATATTTGATTGctagtgtgtggtgtgtgggtggtgtgtggtgtgtgggtgatgtGTGTAGGAGTCAACGTACAGCAGTGGATAGTCTTGAGGCTAACGTCATTTCAAGGTTTCCTTTGAGACCCAGCAAAGCAGGCACTAAAATAAAGATCTCATTCACCTCTTGATACACAGTCCAGTGCTGCACAAGAGTTCACAGTAAAATAGTGTTTATAGATATGGAGTGTTGTCCTACCTGGACAGCATCTAGTAGGAGACCAGCAGCCATCATACCAAACCCAGCGATGACAAATGGAATACCCACTTGtagtagtacagtacagagtTTCTCAGGCTTTGTCCCTGGGTTAGTGTGTTCCTCAGGTCCTAGCTCAGAGATGCCGCTGTCCTCTCCCTCGCTCATAATAGTCACTCTCTCCACTTCTTCTTCACTCAACACACTATCTGATGACTCCTCCGTCATAGTGCGTCTCCTTACTCGCAGTTTCTTAGACATGAGAATAACACAACATTAACTCTACGTACTTTGTCTCTAGCTAGATTGCTTCTAAATATTGCCCATTTATTTTGCGTACGTATGACCAGACAGACCACGCCCACCATATCCTCCGATAACAGCCCTTGCGCAGGTTTATACAACCACTCTCTCTCATCATATCAGCCGGCTAACTCGGTGACCTCCTCTGACTTGCAGGCTACCTCTACCAGACTCCAAACACTCCTCAAGGTGAATactcttgcatgcatgttacatTGCCGCTAGTATAGAGCTAGGAAATCTACCTAACCATATATAACTAGCTAATAGTGCACACCTGTCCAAATAATACCTTTTACTGCATTTATAAATAATCAGCATTTATAATTgcagtatattattatactgcaaTTTCCATAGCAATTCTTGTGTGCAGTATATCCGTCTCTATACTTGTTGCCCTATTATTATATTGTTTGTATTGCTGCAGATGAGTTTCGTTAAGCCAGATGCTGCCAAGTTGCAGACTCTGAAGGATATTGCCGAGAAGATGCGTATCCACTCTGTCAACATGACTCAAGCCTCGGGCTCTGGGTAAGCATAGTGTCCTCCAACCCAACACATGCCCactagatactgtacacacacacacacacacagacacccGACATCAAGTGCCTCTGCTGCTGAGATCATGTCCTGTCTCTTCTTCGATGAGATGAGATATTCAAGTAAGGGAAGTGGTGGCCCTTGCTAGCATATTGCTTCCTGTGCATTCCTCGGGTGTTGTGTGAATGCTCTGTTCCCTTTGTGTGCAGTTGAAGCCCCCAAGCACTATGCTGCTGACCGGTTCATCCTCTCTAAGGTATCCCACTCATTTGTCTATACTCACTCCACTGATTGCTTGCTTTGTAGGGACATGCTTGCCCCATACTGTATGCTGCTTGGTGTGAGGCTGGACTGCTCTCCAAGGAACACCTGCTCACTCTGCGTAAGGTGGACTCCATTCTTGAGGGTCATCCCACTCCTGTAAGCACACCATCATGCTATGTAGCCCTCACACAATATctctataatacatgcagcGTCAGAACTACATCGATGTAGCCACTGGGTCGCTTGGTCAAGGTGTGAGCGTGGCTGCTGGAATGGCCTATTGTGGCAAGTACTTGGACAAGGCTAGGTAAGATCTGCTCTTATACTAGTAACAGGATTACCCTCTGCTGTTTGTAGCTATCGCACATACTGTGTGACAGGAGACGGGGAAACAGCTGAGGGAAGTATTTGGGAGGCAGCAGCTTTTGCTAGCTACTACAAGTTGGACAACCTTGTTCTGATTGTGGATGTGAATCGTCTTGGTCAGTCTCAGCCTGCTTCTCTAGAGCATGATGTGGAGACCTACAGGAAGAGGTTTGATGCATTTGGATGGAATGCAATCATTGTGGATGGTCATGATGTGGAGAAAGTGTTAGAGGCCTTCCACAATGCCAAGCTCTGTAAGGACAAACCCACCTGCCTTGTGGCCAAGACCTACAAGGGTAAGctacctctgtgtgtgtgtatcaggTGTTACTGTGTACACAGGGCGTGGATTCCCTAATGTTGAGGACCTAGAGAACTGGCATGGTAAAGCACTCGGAGACCAAGCTGCTACTGCTATTGCTGCTTGTGAGGGACGTATTGTTAACAAGGGACCTCACGGAGTCAGCCCCAAACCAATTGCTGATGATGCTCCTAAGTTTGACATCCCTACCATCAAATTGAGTACTCCTCCCAACTACAAGCTAGGAGACAAGGTACAGAGCATGCCCTGCATGTGTGCTATACTTATACTGACACTGTGTGTATAGGTGGCCACACGTAAGGTGTATGGTGATGCTCTAGTCAAGCTAGGGCAAAGCTTTGAGAGAGTGATTGCTTTGGATGGAGACACGAAGAACTCAACCTTCTCCCTCACTTACAAGAAAGCATTCAATGATCGCTATGTCGAGTGTTTCATTGCAGAACAGAATATTTGTGGAGTTGGTATTGGACTGGCGTGCAGGGATCGCAACGTTGTCTTCTGCTCAACCTTTGCTGCCTTCTTTACCCGTGCCTTTGATCAGATCCGAATGGGAGCCATTTCTCAGACACAGGTCAACTTTGTTGGCTCACATGCTGGTTGTTCTATTGGTAAGTAGCGTCACTATaatattgtgtgcatgtacctttCCAATAATGTGTTTAGGTTGTGATGACAATCCACCAATTTTAATATTTAACGAAAGCAAAGGCCATGTATTGTTATTTTCTAGAATTcagctattttagtagccatcTCTTTGAGGGATCGTCAATTATTATGTTCGGAATATAATTTCAATAGCTCTCACAACATGTGTACTTTGACCCCTGGGCAGGTGAGGATGGACCTTCTCAGATGGCACTGGAGGACTTTGCAATGTTCCGCACTATTCCTGGTGCTGCGTGCTTCTATCCATCAGATGCTGTCTCTTGTGAGAGAGCTATTGAACTAGCTGCCAACTACAAGGGTCTGACCTTCACACGAACATCACGACCTGCCACTCCAGTGATCTACAGCAATGAGGAAGTCTTTGAGATTGGGAAAGGAAAGGTTTGTTAATGCTCCTTTCCCCCTCTACATTGCCTGattcatgtgtgtgtgtgtgtgtgtgtgtgtgtgtaggttgTACGTCAGTCTCCCATGGACAAGGTGACAGTAGTGGGGGCTGGAGTTACACTGGAGGAAGCTATGAAAGCTGCTGATACACTCAAGGCTGAGGGTGTGAACATCCGTGTGGTGGACCCATTCACTCTCAAGCCTATTGACAAGGAGCTCCTCACCTCATGTGCTAAAGCCACTGGAGGGaaagtggtggtggtggaggaCCACTATGCTCAAGGTaggagtgtgtgtatggtaggGCCACTCCCTCCCTTGACTAGCtaactatgtgtgtgtatggtaagcccactctctccctctcatagtgtgtgtatggtaggcccactctctccctctcatagtgtgtgtatggtaggcccactctctccctctcatagtgtgtgtatggtaggtccactccctccctctcatagtgagtgtgtgtatggtaggTCCACTCCCTCCCTTGACTAGCtaactatgtgtgtgtgtttgtccaGGTGGTCTTGGAGAGGCTGTGGCTGGTGCTCTGAGCGAGGAGAGTGGAGTAGTGGTCAAGCGTCTCTTTGTGACTGGCATCCCTCGCAGTGGACCAGGGGCCAAGCTCATGGAAATCTATGGGATCTCGGCCAGCCACATTGTAACAGCTGTCAAGAGCCTCATTTAAACAAGAGACTGAACTGAACATTGGACAGTTGTAATAATTTAGAGCTGGAACATTGttagcagtataattatagcagtagaTTATAGCTAGTGAAATGATTATTAATAAATTTTTGTCAAAAAAATGTAATTAATGAGCTAGCCGCGTCTTTCAACCAAGTAAACATAAGTTTCGTCATTGATTAAACTGTTCTATATTAAtttgatgaccctttaccagacacACTAACACACAAGATGGAGATGGCTAGTGAGGAAAAGCGTTCACTTGTCCTTCCCTCTAGGAGTTTCCACAAGGCTGGATATCGGGTGGATACTCACCCAAAAGGTCAGCAGCAATGGATCACGAGACAAAGAGCATCGCAgcgagtacaagtgagtggctagtcatgatcaaaagtggaccacctagtatagtgtataggctgCTTTAGATGACTGGCATTCAATATCTGCTAATAGATATCATTACTAGTGATCAAACGATACAGCCTCTGTATCAAATGCATCCATTGctacacatttgttgacccgTTACTTCATTGCGTACAGTGATGGAGAGCACGAGAGGGGCAGAGTCAGTGACCAGTTGCTATAACAACGGAATACCCATTGGACGTTTTACACTGCAGATAAAGGAACACAATTAAGAAatagtgagtactgccgcgtgcTGAGTGTGACTCTTTCTCCCACCAGAACTGTGATCTGatcatgtcatgtgataggccttgtctagagctacagaatgcatctcttagttttgatattgatagctttttagtgaagttatgacctccCGAAAGTTGCTTGAATTAACATTTTCTGTGGGGGAAGTTATTATGATTACTACTAGTGAGTGGTCTAATCGTTCTCTCGCTCGTTAGGTT is a window of Halichondria panicea chromosome 13, odHalPani1.1, whole genome shotgun sequence DNA encoding:
- the LOC135346246 gene encoding N-alpha-acetyltransferase 10-like isoform X2 yields the protein MNIRNATAEDLLNMQNCNLLCLPENYQMKYYFYHALSWPQLSYVAEDDRGRIVGYVLAKMEEDPDEVPHGHITSLAVRRTHRRMGMAMKLMDQASRAMVECYGAKYVSLHVRVSNRAALHLYETTLKFKREEVEAKYYADGEDAYAMKRSLTTLADTVKRETELKKRRSKEQQTL
- the LOC135346246 gene encoding N-alpha-acetyltransferase 10-like isoform X1, producing MNIRNATAEDLLNMQNCNLLCLPENYQMKYYFYHALSWPQLSYVAEDDRGRIVGYVLAKMEEDPDEVPHGHITSLTTISHMQAVRRTHRRMGMAMKLMDQASRAMVECYGAKYVSLHVRVSNRAALHLYETTLKFKREEVEAKYYADGEDAYAMKRSLTTLADTVKRETELKKRRSKEQQTL
- the LOC135346240 gene encoding solute carrier family 41 member 1-like isoform X2 — encoded protein: MSKKLRVRRRTMTEESSDSVLSEEEVERVTIMSEGEDSGISELGPEEHTNPGTKPEKLCTVLLQVGIPFVIAGFGMMAAGLLLDAVQHWTVYQEVNEIFILVPALLGLKGNLEMTLASRLSTAANLGQLDSWANRFKLGWGNLALIQAQALVVAGLATVFSLVLGRDLEVAHQLMLGASAMGAASVASVILGSIMILVIILSHSLSINPDNVATPIAAALGDLVTLGLLSLLARGLYDLGDHTISAATTDSALSSSINVTLEQGSVITASSCILVGLIVLIPLWMAFAYRNTSTRAVLFIGWVPVIVAMLISSSGGWVLSFAVNKWKGIAVYSPIINGVGGNLAAVQASRISTSLHQTAHSPGQPLTSDLQYKGPCSSFFSKQNIHARTARILISLVIPGSIVFLSVIQLVGAGHTTQSYLFVVGYMVCALIQVVLLLLIADWGVHKIWSWGYDPDNIAIPFLTALGDLLGTGLLTLGFWLMWLVGDKDDDVGD
- the LOC135346240 gene encoding solute carrier family 41 member 1-like isoform X1; its protein translation is MSKKLRVRRRTMTEESSDSVLSEEEVERVTIMSEGEDSGISELGPEEHTNPGTKPEKLCTVLLQVGIPFVIAGFGMMAAGLLLDAVQHWTVYQEVNEIFILVPALLGLKGNLEMTLASRLSTAANLGQLDSWANRFKLGWGNLALIQAQALVVAGLATVFSLVLGRDLEVAHQLMLGASAMGAASVASVILGSIMILVIILSHSLSINPDNVATPIAAALGDLVTLGLLSLLARGLYDLGDHTISAATTDSALSSSINVTLEQGNHVLYEIELTLYYNTGSVITASSCILVGLIVLIPLWMAFAYRNTSTRAVLFIGWVPVIVAMLISSSGGWVLSFAVNKWKGIAVYSPIINGVGGNLAAVQASRISTSLHQTAHSPGQPLTSDLQYKGPCSSFFSKQNIHARTARILISLVIPGSIVFLSVIQLVGAGHTTQSYLFVVGYMVCALIQVVLLLLIADWGVHKIWSWGYDPDNIAIPFLTALGDLLGTGLLTLGFWLMWLVGDKDDDVGD
- the LOC135346248 gene encoding large ribosomal subunit protein eL20-like → MRAQGALKEYKVIGRRVPTEKNLVPDVYRMTIFASDAVSAKSRFWYFMKKLKKVKKTTGEICYCGRVLDKSPSKIKNVGIWLRYDSRSGTHNMYREYRDMTIAGAVTLCYRDMAARHRARSSSIQIMKVAVIPASKCRRVHVKHLHNSKIRFPLPHRVMKSHFKSTFVAKRPNTFF
- the LOC135346236 gene encoding transketolase-like, with amino-acid sequence MTRQTTPTISSDNSPCAGLYNHSLSSYQPANSVTSSDLQATSTRLQTLLKMSFVKPDAAKLQTLKDIAEKMRIHSVNMTQASGSGHPTSSASAAEIMSCLFFDEMRYSIEAPKHYAADRFILSKGHACPILYAAWCEAGLLSKEHLLTLRKVDSILEGHPTPRQNYIDVATGSLGQGVSVAAGMAYCGKYLDKASYRTYCVTGDGETAEGSIWEAAAFASYYKLDNLVLIVDVNRLGQSQPASLEHDVETYRKRFDAFGWNAIIVDGHDVEKVLEAFHNAKLCKDKPTCLVAKTYKGRGFPNVEDLENWHGKALGDQAATAIAACEGRIVNKGPHGVSPKPIADDAPKFDIPTIKLSTPPNYKLGDKVATRKVYGDALVKLGQSFERVIALDGDTKNSTFSLTYKKAFNDRYVECFIAEQNICGVGIGLACRDRNVVFCSTFAAFFTRAFDQIRMGAISQTQVNFVGSHAGCSIGEDGPSQMALEDFAMFRTIPGAACFYPSDAVSCERAIELAANYKGLTFTRTSRPATPVIYSNEEVFEIGKGKVVRQSPMDKVTVVGAGVTLEEAMKAADTLKAEGVNIRVVDPFTLKPIDKELLTSCAKATGGKVVVVEDHYAQGGLGEAVAGALSEESGVVVKRLFVTGIPRSGPGAKLMEIYGISASHIVTAVKSLI
- the LOC135346249 gene encoding U6 snRNA-associated Sm-like protein LSm3, with protein sequence MTDETEASLGSGGGGNVVEEPLDLVRLSLDERVYVKMRNDRELKGKLHAYDQHLNIVLAEVEETVTTVELDEETFEEIYKSTKRTVPMMFVRGDGVILISPPLRG